In the genome of Hevea brasiliensis isolate MT/VB/25A 57/8 chromosome 14, ASM3005281v1, whole genome shotgun sequence, the window atttttatacacatcacccttaatttaatttcattctaGTGTTTTAATCTTGctcattttaatagacatttaggtcaaaagtcaactcttaaagtgaattgacaaaaatgcccctcatcgagttatagtctatctttttccATAATACCGACTAAATTCATAAACCGATAGTCACTTTCATTTTTATTCtgtttatttcaattaattttcatCTCATTTTTAGTTCTCAAATTAGCTTTGAATAGTAATATTCATATATTGAAATTTGGACTATTCAAAGCTCagaatttttggggtgttacaaagctAATAGAGTctcctagaaaaaaaaaattgacaaaaaaaaggaaagaaaagaagaaaaattctGAAATAAAGTGAGAATTGACTCTGATGTCTTGAGCTGCTAAGTAGCTAGGGGTATTCATGCACCCCATGTTTACTTTTATGTGAAATGTTAGCTTGAGATATGAGTATACAAAGCACTTTGAGCATTTGACCCACTGAGTAACCGGGTGTTTTCATCACCAACATTGACATTCACGTAGAAAGGTGTTTGTTGGCTTAAGGAATTCCTACATGTGTgaatgtagaaaaaaaaaaaagaaaaaagaaaaaagagctcTATTTTACTACTGTTGTTTGTAGCAATTGGGGAAAGGTGAGTTTAGTATTGCTTGATTTacaatgacattttgttgattgcGGGATTTATATGAATGTCTTGAAAATTGTGCCTGGACAAAACTACTTATCATAAATATGTTTGATTTCTTTTCTTACAATTATAAGATACtcccaatttaaaaaaaaaaaagggcattGCCTAGTTAACTTCTAAACTGTGAAATGCGAACACAAGTGTGAGGGTGATATTGCTATGAATTAGGTGCAGGAGAGAAGAATAATTTTAGTTTAGTCTTGAGTTTGAATGAAACTTTTTTCCTTTTTACTTGAGGATGAGCAAAATCTTAAGTATGAAGATATTTGATATGTCAATTTTAGATTATGTTTTTATGTGTTTTATTTGCATTTTTCAAGATGTTTTATTCAGTTTTTCCTTAGTTATTTAAACTTTTTAAGTGTTTTATTTTAGAAGGTAATTGTGGTTATTTTTTGTTTATCTTGTGATATTTATTTTGGTTTCCTAATTTGGTTAGGATAAAGTCCTATTGTGATCTGATAATGATAGAAAATATGCTAGAAATAAGGAAAGAGCAAGAAGGATCTACATAGTAGTCTACTTTACTTAGCTAGGAGTCAGACACAGGCAAGCTTGTGTGTTTATAGCAAAAAGAAGTCTATTTAGGAAGAAAAGATAAGGATTTTagcaaaataaaaagagaaaaaaaaatctaaaattaagTGGAGAGGACCCTAGCCATCACATCGAATAGAATAAGAGAAGAATATTTTCTACACTTGGAAGCTTGGAAACCCATCTACATCAAAGTTTGatctttattatttttctttaagctttcataatgtattttcttttttttctcatgTTCTACTAATGAAGTAGACCTTTTGTTATAGAATGATGGATCATAAACCTATgttttgataattttaatttcaattttatgaTTTTTATACTCATGATGTTATGTAATAGTTGGTTTTAATGCTTTATGTATGTTGATTTATTGATGCTTCTAGTGAAGTTTAAATAGAAAAGCTAGATTTTATTTCTCAATTAAATGCATAATTGATTGCTAAAAAAAATATTGCATATTACATTAGGATTAGGTACCTGAATAAGGACCCTATAAATAGTGTGTGGTCCATTTAATTCCCAAATGAATAGGATGAATTAACTATAAGAGATTCTTGTTCTCTATGCATCTAGATTTATGCTACCCGAATAAGGACCATTAACTTAGATGAATATTCTACCTGAAAATGATAATTGGCCATATTGAATCCTACCATCTCATGATATAAATCTTGCATTTGATTGGTTATCATAtataagtgaaggtgaaatctgaccCTAATACTTTTATTAGAATAAGTttctttaataaatttaattatttgctTTTACTTTTATTGTTAACTTTTATAttagttaaattcaaaatttttagtttccCAAATAAAATTAGTATAGTATTAGATTAAAAACATTTTTGATCCTCATGGAACGATACTAtttctcactactttattactcaAACACAACTAGTGCACTAGCTAGTATTAACTAGATCGCATCAATACACAAACTAAGGATTTGAAATGCATAATAATTTTTAACTGATCTTACATTCTACATGTACAAAAGCACAACAAATCTTTATACATCAACCTCTGACATACCAATATACGCATACAAGCTTCAAAAAAATAAGCAAGAGTCATACAATTATTGGAGAAGCTTTTGGTGGAGTTGCCACCTTTGAAATCTCAAACATAAGGTTGGACATTTCTCTTGACAGCAATAGAAATTGCGTTGTTTTTTTTGTGACTAAGGAACACGTATGAAAGAAACAGAGGGAAGGAAAAGAGAAAAGAAGGAAGTAGGTATAAGAGACAAGCGGTGGCTAGGTTGTGGCAAGAagataaggagcaatggaatggGGTAGGCAAAAGTCATGGAAAAGGACTGTGAGAGGtaaaatggagttgtggttgTGGATATGAGAAATAACAAAAAGGAGTAGATGTAATAGATGAAGCAAAACGTATAACGTAAGTTGAAATGAGAGTACCGGTGGCTAGGTTTTTTACTGGGTCAGTGATGAATATATAAGttgatttgaatggtttagatTCTTTGAAGAGAAAAGAATGGCTAGGATTTAAAGACATGaagttgtaaaaaaaaaaaaaaaaaaaaaaaggagtgagGCAGTTAAGAATTGAACTCAAGCTTCTTTAACTATTTAACATAACCTCCAACTCCTAAGCTATAAACAAACTTggttttataattatttgtaaatttaatatatttcagTCTGGTATTGGTTTTACTGAAAATTTTTTCTCCAAAACCGAACTGAACAATATAActtgaaaatttttcaaaattaaaattaaacccAATTGATTTAGTATATAAATGGAATTAAATTATCTAATCAAATTAATTTGGCCAGCTCTTTCAATTCAAACCCAATAGTACTCACCCCCAAAATAAGATGTGATAACTTTTCTACATTAATATAAAATGTCAatgtaaaattaatatatatatatatatatatatatatatatgtgtgtgtgtgtgtgtgtgagtaaTAATTTGATTGATAAGTGAACATATTTTCAATTATGTTAACTATTTATATATTACTTGCACACATGTcaaaaaattgaattattttctttatttttttatcacaattagaTATTCTTCAAATAgtttatatataaaaagaaattgaattttttatatcttacaaaagttaaatattttttagtatatatttcaagtattgaaaaatattgtggctTATGCTCATAAATTCTATTTTGTGAGAAAATATTCCTTTTATAAGCTACTTTTGAAGGAAACAAATCTCATAACATTTACTTTTGCTAATAATTAGCAAATATTGATTTTAGTCAAATCTGATAATAATTACCTTAGTTATCCTTTCATTGGCTAAccctaaaaataaaatttctaaattttgaaTACGGTAAACCTTTGATCAAAAGATAAGTTTTTTtaaaaggaaaacaaaaagataagttttaattttaattcagttagcacataaaataattttgagagaaatttcaattattaaTCACTActctaaaaaatataatttattttataaattattaatggtAGGTGATGCCTTCAAAacaaaactctttttttttttctctttttcccaAGCAGCAAAATTCTTATCCTGCTCATGtcataagaaaatgtttaaaggaAATGAAACaagtttaaaatttttcaatttcaataacacatatttattaaaaaaagggTGCTTTATGTTTGATCATGTTCATACAATATCATTTATTGGGTCTCTATATAACCtctatcaaatttttaattttaaggttaatagttaaaattttaattttcatatataattatCTACTCATGATTGATGCTCAAATTTTTTAGTACAATCCTTTTAGGACTTAAATTAATACCTCACGATTTCAATACTACTTAAAAAAACTCGTTagtcattaaaattttatttttatttttaattatatattaattatttattttcaaatttaagAATTAATATCGTGAAAATATGATAAGTAATgagaattcatatatatatatatatatatatatatataaagatgtgAGTTTAGTACATCAAGTATATTTGGGATATTAAAACCACTTACAGTTATTAAACATGCAAATACATGATTTACCTGTGTATATTCAATCCCAATCTCTCAACCATCTTCTAATTCTAACTAAATTCTAGTGTCCCAAGAAGAAGATGAATTCCACTACTCCACTAGAAGTAAATCTTGGAATATTTCCCACTATCTTTAAAGCGTCCATTGGCTCTCTTTCTCTATTATCAGTCATTCTTCTCACTGTCTACCTCTGCACCCGCAGAGGACCATCTCCGCCGGACCCTTCTTCCCATGATGGCGTCTCCTCTTCCTCAGACGTTCAAGACCCCTCATTCTCCGTCACCATCAACATCGAAGTCCCTCTCAATACCTACCCCAAAATTCTTTTCTCGGATGCCAAACATGAAAAGGGTGATTCCAGGATAGCTTCTTCCTCGATATGCTTGGTAGAGTATAGTGATAATGATGTGCTGCGTTTACTGCCAGACTGTGGTCATGTCTTCCATGTGCAATGCGTTGATCAGTGGCTGAAGCTGCATCCTACTTGCCCCATATGTCGAAACTCATCTCCTCATACTCAAAGTAATCTAACACCTCAAATGCCTCCTACGCCAACTACACAACCCTTCGTTGATCCCTTATTTGTAAGGTTAATGCACTAAAATCATTAGACCAACTTTTGCCGTTCTAGTTGATGTTGTCTTAATTAAATAGGATATGTTTTTTTATTAATAGTCAATGCTATCATAGCTTTTGGAAATGGTTAGATTATATATACAATAAGTACGCTAATCATATATGTATATTTTAATGTTTTCAATTCTAGATTTTATATATCTTAgagattttaaatttgaattatgacGTTCTagtactttaattttatttattgtatGATCTTTTGTTATTTCAATCATTAAATTTGTTGAAGGAATTTCCAAACCCATCTCTTCTCTCCTTGACCGAATGCCCTAAGCTcccaattcattttcaattgCCAAGTTTTAGAATTCATAAAGGAGTCAAATGAAAGGGATAAAAGTAGACAAATGAAGGAAAGCAAGTGGGGTTACCACTTCTCTCAATAGTTGGCTGAAACTTTGGAGAACTTTCTCCTCCCTCACTTGAATGGAATGGAGTTACTTCTATTGTGCCTAAGAAGCTATAAGGATGaagaaatacaaaaaaagaagagaggaagTCAAAAAGGAGTGTCTTACACACGTTGGCCTAGTGCTTTTTCCTTCCTTCCTTGgtgcttctttcttcttctttcaatAGTAATATTACTCTATTACTTAGATGAAGTAATAAAGTGAGTTGGTGGTGAGATTTAATGGTGGAGAAGGAGATCGGTGAGATTTAGGGTTAAGGTTTTTAAATGGGGAAAGGGAGAGTGgagaaatgtgacaccccttacccgtctacattgtagccgagcaagatatgccacacagtgtatcggagcaccaattcatatttccattacaatttaccccttttaattcatttatttacaatttttgataaatttgaattttttcacaatttttatcgaaaatccagcagagtgccggctgtaaattggaaaaacagttcttctgaatctgttaaaaacacttccaatataatcatgatttcaatctcagtcaaccaccaacatattttcaacaatttctcaagtgACTTCATcatctcaaatttcaatttatttcatatcatactcaattcaataagaaatgctcaaatttattactgaacatggttcataaataattacatcaaaagcataattacatgagtttataatatacattacaaaagtttacaaaatataaaagaccaaaagtagcctaatgtcctaccaatccactgcaaatgtgaggttaCTCTGAACTCTATGTGCAGATTTGAaagctcacccagtctgaggtctgctggactccccagctacgtctccagtacctacgcatggcaaaagcgacgcgctaagcaattctgcttagtggtgacaatataaaataaaataactaaataaagtgaatatgcagaatgtatgtttacatctttggtagacttaatgtctagcatttattgcaatattattcgatcaAAATTTggaaagatttattatcattgcccgagtaacccatgctagtcgactggactggataaacgggtaaactggcactgggtactaaatacctcggaccatcacaccatcggtcacattttgactcccagtgtgcaacagaacagctaataagctgtaataattatcagggataaaacccaagtataataactcaatcaacatagccaaaggctattttatcacagaatggcacgtgaggccataaaatacagaatggcataaagccatatgcagtactgctaacagaaccctattggcatgccaacctatccaaaccaatcttgctaggtgtactagggcatgttacacaattcttgaaatttatgtttaggtgctactattcatttcattagtcaacaaaaatgttgacttttgcatggacaataggtacattggttttaatattcccaacataccacattttcaattctaaaattgttgatgttggttgtcaataccatttctaagcttaatgttagttgttcaaaattttcagatttcaagccttgtattttctgttccattagtcatttttgcagtgggaatttggcaaagttgtcaacatgaaagttgttcttattgtgtctagttacatttccttttttgaatcactccatttggagttttgtagctcaagttatagcctaattACCATGACtagccggattgccaacttcccagaattttctggactgaccaagtcTACATTGTTTTGtgtagtgactgcaggtcaccttttgaatatgttatggtcaaaatttagttaggtttcttcataaaagttgtaggtctatgtctcagctatttgctggtaaaattttaggtcaattagacctttctacactgagttatgatcgaatgaataaacactattcatttgatcattttgctcaggcagaatacaggtcacccggattagggcaatctttaggtcaacttggtttggttttctgggtatggtttcttcaccaaagttgtgctattttgtatctagtttcatgtccagttggccttgcaccaattgaacctctataactccagttattgctgctcaaacctgctggactcatgcccagtcctgcaggtcagccaaagcagcaacactaacttcaattcccactacacaaaccacttcaattctcattcaaacataaccaaatggttactaattgaccattaaaacttactttcaccattgtatgatcaaagtctcaatttcatacccaaacgcTAACCCTACTATTTCCAATCATGCATTTACTTTCCTTTCATTatcctaatcaatatattagtgttaaagGTAGCCACaattaaaggaacggaagcgtgaaaaacacaagtttataccattgaattcaaaaattttcatctagggtcacatgcatcatgcaagatttatttttatctatttaatttcaatgataaacaacatattaaaacttttttaatatgtttttggatctgtatttgccatttaagattttaaaatttatcagattaattttagaaccctagattaaatcaagaacgattacactaacctcttgatgcactgcagcgtgtctgcgcctttgagatttatcttcaggacatcaaatgttgtccctctagtttgtccacaccaagaacacctatgacaacccttgaacagcttctaaagctttttctattaattagaaattcaagtcttccttttaagagattagagatgtaaacaggacactagaaacaatttctagtgttcttaattcaagagattgatggctaatctctttgaattgatgagagatcaagaagaatagatggagagcctcaaaatggcgtgacaaaggagaggagtggctgctggttgtttttctttttcataacaacacttatatagctaggtcaacacattaaacccttgccacatgtcaccctttgattagctctaggtttaagtgacccaatcacattgtgccaagtgtcaaacctatatttaatcttgattttaatcatcttacatgattaaaaaaaaatatttggcaagcttatgtgtaatcccatgtgtcaccatctcatggtgccacgtgtcacactgtgaaatgaccaaaatgcccctgtcttaattttgagttcttaacccaaaataattatttttcttcttctaatcaatttatatcaaatataaattaattaattagtctctattaattaatttctcattaattaaattcatatttaaacactttaaatataaatttaacttatactatacatcccataagctagatttggtttcaagtcatgctagggactttacaatttaattgcaaaccaaacctatttaattaatcaattaaactctttaattgattaattaaatcatatttaaataggtgataacttgtgtatgtgtgtgacttactaggctcatcactaattggcagtgagacatgatatcaactcttaatatcatcagaactctttcttaccataaatgatttctctaaatcattttatgaacctcatagaccatggttaacacctagcatagcatgccatggccacctaattagtaataaggtttacctttaatgaacttataatcatatgttaccatgcactagaatctctctgttacaaaatcccaactcaagctaaagtcatggtttatgtcaaactccatttgctatgaatattatgttctcttttaattctagttcttgattaaaaagattttctcatcagaaactcttttctgaataaatctatctgtcttggccaggaacttgaaacatcaagaacaattaaatgaacataggattttatttctatttacttagaagaacagattccatcttgatcaacacctacctccatatataactagtaggagccaacacatgcccatatgcccatacatagtacaagtatgaaagcagtatcaaactcaaactacctatatataagataactgtgctatctcaggtctaaagattatatgcactgatatgatttatgacaaaatattaacaagagtaaactccatgtgcttgtcataagtgtcattggttcggcctacttatcatgtataagtgcctatcatgttttttatatggtatgagactcaccattctatcttatttatatctcatataaataacttgggaacaaacatgaatacaatctttctggataagtcatatccttattatgaagtatcctcgattgtgaacctatttatgatacattgtactagaaatactgtcactcatattcttaacaacttaagaatagaatttctaacaaaatatcaatggaccttttctattacacataaatatattatgtaaacagaaaagtggaaatgccttttattaataaaaatatgtacaagatacatactaaatgatatgctctagggcatactactaacaacaatatcattttaatcctaagaaatcttcaaaactcaaccaagttcaaggctaccaaaaattggggatgggcatacacatgatgtttatcaAGTTTCTTTATAGATTTACACTCATTTTCACTCCTCCAACatgaatggaaagagaaagatcaaatttagtcactaacctctaatggagctaatcccaagcttgtaaaagttcctcctttctacttctttttgttatctttagcttgcccaaggtgtagtgaattttttttgtgaagacaagtaTAGCTTTTATGGTGAAAAGCTTGAAACACTCaagtttgaaagaaaaaaaatggtggaCTGCTTAGGAAGAGGTTTCGGCTGCCATGGAAGGAAGAGGAAGATGAAGTGATTTTTTTGATCTTCCTTATCCCTTATAAAATGTTTACtcaattttgattggtggaagaattataatgacatgacatcataatgatgtcataagtccaatttctctcattttccatccttttcttgtctatttaatttccattaaattttttaacaatatttattcacattttatgtcatataaattatttatttaactggacaagttggccaaaaatcatctctaaagacgaaatgaccaaaatgctctccgtttggcttaacgagctaaaattgtgtgtaccgattgattaaattttttcttgtgttttcttaacattttattatcattggaaccctaataatccttccctgaggtcccaaaaattatttcatgaagtttttcctgggtctagggttgttaacggccttcaccaccacttccccttcgggttactcatcactagggttacggctcgtttaaccttagtgcatttcattcctaaaattttttttttatttttatgagtattatttggtttatttataactcctcactctagtctatttataatttcaaacattctagctgctcagaccgatattggtcacctgaacagtagattgtacggactagctaaagtgaggatgttacaagaaaTGGAATGGAGTAATGAAAGGAAAAAACTATGTTGAAGAAATGAGAGGGAGTGGCTGGTTCTCCTTCATTTTGAATGCATGCATGGTAGATTAAATGCCCCTTTGGCAATTTTGGGTTACTTGGGAAATTTTCTCCGTAAGTGTCGTTTTGGCTACTTTCTTTCTCATCCTTGATTCTAATGCTCCACTTAAAAGTTCTTTCCATAGTCATTTTCTTTGCCTTTTATTTTCACTCTATAATTATTCCATTTAATTTGTGCCTAAGGTTTGATTGGTTTCCCCAACATTATTTTcatctattaaaattttattttaatatttattgtcTCAATTTTTTTCACATTATTCAATCCTATTGCTTTCAAAACCTCCATACTGATTTAAGCATGAGAGTGATCACATTAATCATCACTAGTTTCTTACTTCTGTATTTATTTTGCAAACTATGGAGGTTAATTCGTAGATCTTGAAGGTAACACAATCATCACTAATCAAATCATGCAACATCAATGAAATTGAGGTTGTTGACGAGTGCAAGTAGGCATGCTATTTTGATTTTCAATCATTTGTAGCCAATTTTTCAAAGCGGATTTAAAAAATTGCAGCATGTGATTTAGTGCAATATTATTTAAGGGATAAATATTTCATTTTCATCAAATTAGTATAATAAATTTTATGCCATTATCACATCGTTTAATGTTAATGTTACATCAACATTCTGTTAACGGAAGCATAGACAGTGTTACCatataaaactaataaaaatgaaaattttacgaCTTAAAAAATAATGCCCTAAACAACAAATTACATTTTTCAAATTACCCTTTCTTTCAAAACACATTCAATACTCTAATAACATTATGTCACCCTTCCTTCtaatgatttcttttttttttctttttatatatacTACTAAATTTAATCATTCATATTCATTGTTTAATGTTAAACCTGTTAAatgaatacaaaattatattatataaaataaaagaattgtaggtattgaaggtaaaatagttttataaaaaaaaataataattgagaAATGAagagcttttttttttattcaatttttaacaagatAGAGTTTGAAAGAAAATTTTTCTCTTTCCTCCTTTTCTTTCCCCCATAGCCCATTCAAAACAAAACCTAAAAAGCAGCTTTTGGAATTTTAGAATGTTGTTCCCTAAGGTCACATAGAGATATGGCTTTGGTTCAAAAGATTAGCTCACGAGTCAGTGACTAATGACCATGGTTACAACTTAGAGAAACTGCAGTTGTGATCTGCAGATCATTTATTCATTAGAGAAGTTACTTGACATATATTTTTCATCTTTGCGACTCCTTGCCCCTCAGAATAACACCCAAAGCAGGAGTGGGAGGGTTTTCATAATGTTCCAGAGTAAACTACCTTCACTCTAGTGCTAAGGTAACTTTTAAATCGGCAATACTTGTAACTAGAAAATTTAGGTTCAGGCTTCTatgatacacacacacacacacacacacacacaaaatgtAGAAACAATCTTGGAAATGGTAATCTCTCAAGTTCCAGATACTACATCTTGCATACATTATCTCTGCAAACAAAAGTGAAATCCCATAACAACTAAAAGTCTAAAATTCTATAACAGAAGACAATGAATGTTTCAGAATCTTATATTCGCAAATCATCAGTCAAACCAACCTTGGCACTAAATCAGATGATCTCCTTTTGTTAATTTATTGCTGAGCACATTGCACCCTCTGGCCACCACCATGCATATCTTCATCCTCATCATATGCCTCTTGGGCCTGTTGTTGCCTTCTTCGCATCTCCTCGTCAAAGTTCACATCATGTAAAGTTGTCTCCTCACATTCATCCAGCTCCATGTCAGACAGCTGGACTGATGTTCTTGAGGGAAGAACTGCCTCTAGGGCTTTGCACTGATCAGGGGGCAGAGAGTCTGGGAAATCAACACTGAAATGAATGTACAGTTTCCCCCTCATGAACGGCCTCTGATACATTGGCATTCCTTCATCATTTATGGCCTTGAATTGATCTGTGTTGG includes:
- the LOC110663644 gene encoding RING-H2 finger protein ATL70-like, with protein sequence MNSTTPLEVNLGIFPTIFKASIGSLSLLSVILLTVYLCTRRGPSPPDPSSHDGVSSSSDVQDPSFSVTINIEVPLNTYPKILFSDAKHEKGDSRIASSSICLVEYSDNDVLRLLPDCGHVFHVQCVDQWLKLHPTCPICRNSSPHTQSNLTPQMPPTPTTQPFVDPLFVRLMH